Proteins encoded within one genomic window of Candidatus Syntrophocurvum alkaliphilum:
- a CDS encoding restriction endonuclease subunit S yields MNEVKTLKDIIVKIESGGRPKGGSTKEGIPSLGGEHLNYYGGFNFKNLKFIPIDYYQKLKKGKISFNDILIVKDGATTGKVSFVSSDFPYEQAAINEHLFRLAVDEKIVYPKYLFYYLSSSKGQSEILKDFRGATIGGITLKVADIVKVPILSLDIQHQIVLALDQAQELIDKRKEQIEKLDEFLQSVFLNMFGVLSSNNMNWSTSTLGEACYFIKDGPHKSLNYVESGIPFISVNNIINGKWDLKNVRYISHEDYELYSKRCKPEKGDILYTKGGTTGYAKLVDVDFDFLNWVHIAVLKYSNNLLNGRYLEFLLNTDYCYRQSQQYTRGVANRDLVLSQIKKIKILIPPLSLQNKFAQIVEETEKQREQMEKSLVEMENLFNSIMQKAFKGELFQ; encoded by the coding sequence ATGAATGAGGTAAAAACTCTTAAAGATATTATTGTAAAAATTGAGAGTGGTGGACGACCTAAAGGTGGAAGTACTAAAGAGGGAATTCCAAGCCTTGGTGGAGAACACTTAAACTATTATGGTGGTTTTAATTTTAAAAATTTAAAGTTTATTCCAATAGATTATTACCAAAAACTTAAAAAAGGAAAAATAAGCTTTAATGATATATTAATAGTTAAAGACGGTGCAACAACTGGTAAAGTTAGCTTTGTAAGTAGCGACTTTCCTTATGAACAAGCGGCTATAAATGAACATTTGTTTAGATTAGCAGTTGATGAAAAAATTGTGTATCCGAAATATCTTTTTTACTACTTATCTTCGTCAAAAGGCCAAAGTGAAATTTTAAAGGATTTTAGAGGGGCGACAATAGGAGGAATAACTTTAAAGGTTGCTGATATAGTAAAAGTACCTATACTGTCTTTAGACATTCAACACCAAATAGTCTTAGCACTAGACCAAGCCCAAGAACTAATAGACAAAAGAAAAGAGCAAATTGAAAAACTAGATGAGTTTTTGCAAAGTGTGTTTTTAAATATGTTTGGTGTTCTTAGTAGCAACAATATGAATTGGAGCACTTCAACATTAGGAGAAGCGTGTTACTTTATTAAAGATGGACCTCATAAATCTCTGAATTATGTTGAAAGCGGTATACCTTTTATTTCAGTAAATAATATTATAAATGGAAAATGGGATTTAAAAAATGTAAGATACATTTCTCATGAGGACTATGAGTTATACTCTAAAAGATGTAAACCCGAAAAGGGTGATATTTTATATACAAAAGGCGGAACTACCGGATATGCAAAATTAGTAGACGTTGATTTTGATTTTTTGAATTGGGTACATATAGCTGTATTGAAGTATAGTAATAATCTTTTAAACGGTCGGTATCTTGAGTTTCTACTTAACACGGATTACTGTTATCGTCAATCTCAACAGTATACTAGAGGCGTTGCAAATAGAGATTTAGTTTTAAGTCAAATAAAGAAAATAAAAATTCTAATTCCCCCCCTCTCCCTCCAAAACAAGTTCGCCCAAATAGTAGAAGAAACCGAAAAACAGAGGGAGCAGATGGAAAAGAGTTTGGTGGAGATGGAAAATTTGTTTAATAGTATTATGCAAAAGGCATTTAAGGGTGAGCTATTTCAGTAG
- a CDS encoding nucleotidyltransferase family protein: MPSIEQIKESVRDIAEKYPIKRISLFGSYAKGCANEESDIDILIEFSYSNVSLFLLSEIRDEIKTRLNKEVDLIHYPIEENSLIEIEEVVDIYEQ, translated from the coding sequence ATGCCAAGTATTGAACAAATAAAAGAGTCGGTTAGAGATATAGCCGAAAAGTATCCGATTAAGAGAATATCTCTATTTGGTTCTTATGCTAAGGGATGTGCAAATGAAGAGAGCGATATTGATATTTTAATAGAATTTTCATATTCAAATGTGTCTCTTTTCTTATTATCTGAAATTAGGGATGAGATAAAAACTAGATTAAATAAGGAAGTAGATTTAATACATTACCCTATTGAGGAAAACTCTTTAATTGAAATAGAAGAGGTTGTTGATATTTATGAGCAGTAA
- a CDS encoding DUF86 domain-containing protein, with amino-acid sequence MSSKNKQIIKKMIQEANVIEELIEGYNLEKFIADERTKRAACMTLINIGELSKNLSEDFKKDYNFVAWRAIAGMRDVTAHKYQTLKMGDVWVTLITDIPKLKEQLNIIYIEIDS; translated from the coding sequence ATGAGCAGTAAAAATAAACAGATAATAAAGAAAATGATTCAAGAAGCTAATGTTATAGAAGAATTAATAGAAGGTTATAACTTGGAAAAATTTATTGCTGATGAGCGTACTAAAAGAGCTGCTTGTATGACGCTTATAAATATTGGCGAGCTTAGTAAGAATCTAAGTGAGGATTTTAAAAAAGACTATAATTTTGTTGCTTGGAGAGCAATTGCAGGTATGCGAGATGTGACAGCACACAAATATCAAACATTAAAAATGGGTGATGTTTGGGTAACCCTAATAACCGATATCCCAAAACTAAAAGAACAATTAAATATAATTTATATAGAAATAGACAGTTAG